The Streptomyces rimosus genomic interval CTTCATCGACCGCGAGGCCGTGCTGGCCGAGGTGGTGCGGTTACTTGACCAGGCGCTCCCCGCCGACGGCGCCGAAAGCATGGGGAACGGCGGAGCGCCCCTCGTGGTCATCCTCTGGGGCCCGGGCGGTGTGGGCAAGACGGCCACCGCACTACGCCTGGCCGCCGCGCTGCGGGGACGCTTCGAAGAGGGCCAGTTGTACGCGAACCTGCGTGGTGCTGCCGCGGCCACGGCGGTCACGCCGTCCGACGTGCTGCTGCGCTTCCTGCGCGACCTCGGCGTGCACCCGGCATACGTACCGACGGAGCCGGACGCTCAGGAAAGCCTGTTCCGCACGGTGACGGTGGAACGGCGTCTCCTCGCCGTGCTGGACGACGCCCACTCGGTCGCGCAGGTACGGCCGTTGCTGGCCGCCTCCCCGGCCTCGCTGACCATCGTGACCAGCCGTACGGATCTGGGCCGCCTGGTCGTCGAGTACGGCGCGCACACCATACGGATCGGCCCGCTCGGCACCCCCGACGCGGTCGGGCTCCTCGCTCGCCTGGGCGGCACGGGCCCTGGAGTCGAAGCGGTCGCGCAGCGGTGCGGCGGGATGCCGCTCGCACTGTGCGCGATCGGGGCGCGCGCCGCCGCGACACAACAGCCGGACTGGGAGCTGCTGGAGCGCGAAATGGCCATGAGCGGAGGGACCGACGGGCCGTACGGGGACGAGCGGCCGTACGCGCATGACGGGACCGGCGATCAGGAGACGCCACCCGGCGAGGCGGGCGAGCCGATGCGCGGCGCCATGGACGTCTCGTACGGGAACCTGTCGGAGGCTGCGGCCAAGGTGTTCCGGCTGTCGGGTCTGAGGCCGTGGCGGCATCTGACACCGGGAGCCGCCGCAGCCGCGGCCGGCGTGTCCGAGGGGGAAGCGAGCGCTCTTCTCGCCGAGCTGGCTGACGCGCGGCTGGTGGAGGCTGTGTCCGAGGCATCCATGGCACCCGAGGCAGAGGCGGCAGCGAAGGCGCGAGAAAGCGAACCGCAGGCCGGGGACGGGGCCGATTCCGGGACGAGAACCGGCACGGAATCCGGGACCGAGGGCGAGACCGGTGCGTCCGACCAGGCGCGATACCGCTTCCATGACCTCTGGCGCCAGTACGCGGAACAGCGCGCACTGGTGGAGGACGGGATAGCGGGGGCGGCATCAGCGGTACGCCGGACACTGCTCTGGTACGTGCGCGCCGCGGCGGCAGCC includes:
- a CDS encoding tetratricopeptide repeat protein, yielding MADTGPGGPRPSATPEPAALGSTTDDRAATTTRNHISGTVYGAAVQAQSIGTLTIHEPAPAIVPGALVPCTLPPVTRHFIDREAVLAEVVRLLDQALPADGAESMGNGGAPLVVILWGPGGVGKTATALRLAAALRGRFEEGQLYANLRGAAAATAVTPSDVLLRFLRDLGVHPAYVPTEPDAQESLFRTVTVERRLLAVLDDAHSVAQVRPLLAASPASLTIVTSRTDLGRLVVEYGAHTIRIGPLGTPDAVGLLARLGGTGPGVEAVAQRCGGMPLALCAIGARAAATQQPDWELLEREMAMSGGTDGPYGDERPYAHDGTGDQETPPGEAGEPMRGAMDVSYGNLSEAAAKVFRLSGLRPWRHLTPGAAAAAAGVSEGEASALLAELADARLVEAVSEASMAPEAEAAAKARESEPQAGDGADSGTRTGTESGTEGETGASDQARYRFHDLWRQYAEQRALVEDGIAGAASAVRRTLLWYVRAAAAADACVLPGRWHLGPAYARLAGRPAAYENGISALAWLRDERENLAEAVRAAADHGLDELTWQLCEAMWGLHLRLGFHQQWVATHRLGVEAAARCAEESPEAEGRMRAQLGFAYLGLAEYAQAQAQFEEAAAADRRAGHRRGEATAVESLGLLHLKQERWTDAAECFRSARDLARQVGDPRALALLEHHLGRSLQGMGRHEEAIEQLRHALELIRALPDPYNEARVLMSLGQTLIAAGRAEEADEPLGRAATVMAAEGSVVQQADLAELRAERAHQAGDTEAEIRFLRAALTLHERTGAPRTGAVRARLERLEQ